In the genome of Cupriavidus malaysiensis, one region contains:
- the gabT gene encoding 4-aminobutyrate--2-oxoglutarate transaminase, whose protein sequence is MKNAELVRRKDAATPRGVGVMCNFYAERADNAEIWDVEGKRYIDFAAGIAVLNTGHRHPRLVQAIERQLARFTHTAYQIVPYASYVELAEKINARAPGRFAKKTAFFTTGAEAVENAIKIARAATGRPGVIAFSGGFHGRTMMGMALTGKVVPYKVGFGPFPGEVYHAPYPCELHGVTVEDSLKSLQHLFKADVDPRRVAAIIFEPVQGEGGFNVAPPAFVEALRALCDEHGILLVADEVQTGFGRTGKLFAMEHYGVVPDLTTMAKSLAGGMPLSAVCGRAEVMDAPAPGGLGGTYAGNPLAVASALAVLDVLEAEQLPARGALLGERLVARLQALQPRVPQIAEVRGLGAMVAVEFRQADGSPDAAFTREVQNRALERGLLLLSCGVYGNVIRFLFPLTIPDGVMEEGLDILADVLTR, encoded by the coding sequence ATGAAGAATGCCGAACTGGTCCGCCGCAAGGACGCCGCCACCCCGCGCGGCGTCGGCGTGATGTGCAATTTCTACGCCGAACGGGCCGACAATGCCGAGATCTGGGACGTCGAAGGCAAGCGCTACATCGACTTCGCCGCCGGTATCGCCGTGCTGAACACGGGCCACCGCCACCCGCGCCTGGTGCAGGCCATCGAGCGCCAGCTCGCGCGCTTCACCCATACCGCCTACCAGATCGTGCCCTACGCCAGCTACGTGGAGCTGGCCGAGAAGATCAATGCGCGTGCGCCCGGCCGCTTCGCCAAGAAGACGGCCTTCTTCACCACTGGCGCGGAGGCCGTGGAGAACGCCATCAAGATCGCCCGCGCGGCCACCGGCCGGCCCGGCGTGATCGCCTTTTCGGGCGGCTTCCACGGCCGCACCATGATGGGCATGGCGCTGACCGGCAAGGTGGTGCCCTACAAGGTGGGCTTCGGCCCCTTCCCGGGCGAGGTCTATCACGCGCCCTATCCCTGCGAACTGCATGGCGTCACGGTGGAGGACTCGCTCAAGAGCCTGCAGCACCTGTTCAAGGCCGACGTCGATCCGCGCCGCGTGGCGGCCATCATCTTCGAGCCGGTGCAGGGCGAGGGCGGCTTCAACGTGGCCCCGCCCGCCTTCGTCGAAGCGCTGCGCGCCCTCTGCGACGAGCACGGCATCCTGCTGGTCGCCGACGAGGTGCAGACCGGTTTCGGCCGCACCGGCAAGCTGTTCGCCATGGAGCACTACGGCGTGGTGCCGGACCTCACCACCATGGCCAAGAGCCTGGCCGGCGGCATGCCGCTGTCGGCCGTGTGCGGCCGCGCCGAGGTGATGGACGCGCCGGCGCCCGGCGGCCTGGGCGGCACTTATGCGGGCAACCCGCTGGCGGTGGCCTCGGCGCTGGCCGTGCTGGACGTGCTGGAAGCCGAACAGCTGCCGGCACGCGGCGCGCTGCTGGGCGAGCGGCTGGTGGCGCGGCTGCAGGCCCTGCAGCCGCGCGTGCCGCAGATCGCCGAAGTGCGCGGCCTCGGCGCCATGGTGGCGGTCGAGTTCCGCCAGGCCGACGGCAGCCCGGACGCGGCCTTCACGCGCGAGGTGCAGAACCGCGCGCTGGAGCGCGGCCTGCTGCTGCTGTCGTGCGGCGTGTACGGCAATGTGATCCGCTTCCTGTTCCCGCTCACCATTCCCGACGGAGTGATGGAGGAAGGACTGGATATCCTGGCCGACGTGCTGACGCGCTGA
- a CDS encoding cupin domain-containing protein, with translation MTRAQAVPTVQVDNERVTVTEWRFAPGAETGHHRHGYDYVVVPMTSGPLRLQTPAGEVTSQLVAGQAYYRPAGVEHNVINAHEGECVFVEIEIKRPPADGAAS, from the coding sequence ATGACGAGAGCCCAGGCAGTGCCGACCGTGCAGGTCGACAACGAACGCGTGACGGTGACCGAATGGCGCTTTGCGCCGGGGGCCGAGACCGGCCATCACCGCCACGGCTACGACTATGTGGTGGTGCCGATGACGAGCGGCCCGCTGCGCCTGCAGACACCGGCCGGCGAAGTCACCAGCCAGCTGGTGGCGGGGCAGGCCTATTACCGTCCGGCAGGGGTCGAGCACAACGTGATCAATGCGCACGAGGGCGAGTGCGTCTTCGTCGAGATCGAGATCAAGCGCCCGCCCGCCGATGGGGCGGCATCATGA
- a CDS encoding thiamine pyrophosphate-binding protein, producing MSEGAATAATVATAAGTAPLRERNGGQILVEQLRIQGVKRVFLVPGESYLPCIDALHDHQDAIQPIVCRQESGAGYMAEAHGKLTGEPGICFVTRGPGATNASIAVHTAYQDSTPMILFVGQVGNDFAEREAFQEIDYRRMFGQMAKWVAQIDRTERIPEFIARAFAVATSGRPGPVVLALPEDTLWGKASVPDMPRYQRARSAPAPAALDALQTLLAGARRPFLLVGGSGWTAAALRDLETFAERFDLPVGVAWRRLECFDNHHANYAGHVGWGMDDALRARIRDADLLIAVGTRMGEATTEGYTLVQSPLPRQTLVHVYPDAGELGRVFRAELPIAADVVSFAAAAAALRPAAEPAWRGLARAAHAGFLAHQQARPAPGPLNLDRAACVVRERLPRDACLTVGAGNYALFPHTYYRFQGPGTSLAPTVGSMGYGLPAAISAKLEYPQRTVVCYAGDGCFQMNLQELGVAMQYRLGIVLLVFNNGMWGTIRAHQEREFPGRTIALEFDNPDFAALVRAYRGHGEVVQSDAEFGPALERALAFAQEHSLPALIEMRYEADGIAPGQTLSGIRAAALAQRAPAAVP from the coding sequence ATGAGCGAGGGCGCAGCGACCGCAGCGACCGTGGCGACCGCAGCGGGCACGGCGCCGCTGCGCGAGCGCAATGGCGGGCAGATCCTGGTCGAGCAGTTGCGCATCCAGGGCGTCAAGCGCGTGTTCCTGGTGCCGGGGGAGAGCTACCTGCCCTGCATCGATGCGCTGCACGACCACCAGGATGCGATCCAGCCCATCGTCTGCCGCCAGGAGAGCGGCGCCGGCTACATGGCGGAGGCCCACGGCAAGCTGACCGGCGAGCCCGGCATCTGCTTCGTCACGCGCGGGCCCGGCGCCACCAATGCCAGCATCGCCGTGCATACGGCCTACCAGGACTCGACGCCGATGATCCTGTTCGTCGGCCAGGTGGGCAACGACTTTGCCGAGCGCGAGGCCTTCCAGGAGATCGACTACCGCCGCATGTTCGGCCAGATGGCCAAGTGGGTGGCGCAGATCGACCGTACCGAGCGCATCCCCGAGTTCATCGCGCGCGCCTTCGCGGTGGCCACCAGCGGGCGTCCCGGCCCGGTGGTGCTGGCGTTGCCGGAGGACACGCTGTGGGGCAAGGCCAGCGTGCCCGACATGCCGCGCTACCAGCGCGCGCGCAGCGCGCCGGCACCGGCTGCGCTCGATGCGCTGCAGACCCTGCTGGCCGGCGCGCGCCGGCCCTTCCTGCTGGTCGGCGGCTCGGGCTGGACGGCAGCGGCGCTGCGCGACCTGGAGACCTTCGCCGAGCGCTTCGACCTGCCGGTGGGCGTGGCCTGGCGCCGGCTGGAGTGCTTCGACAATCACCATGCCAACTATGCCGGCCATGTCGGCTGGGGCATGGACGATGCGCTGCGCGCGCGCATCCGCGACGCCGACCTGCTGATCGCGGTCGGCACACGCATGGGCGAGGCGACCACCGAGGGCTACACGCTGGTGCAGAGTCCGCTGCCGCGGCAGACCCTGGTCCACGTCTATCCGGATGCCGGCGAGCTGGGGCGCGTCTTCCGCGCCGAGCTGCCGATCGCCGCCGACGTGGTGTCCTTCGCCGCCGCGGCGGCGGCCCTGCGCCCGGCCGCCGAACCCGCCTGGCGCGGCCTGGCGCGCGCCGCCCATGCCGGATTCCTGGCCCACCAGCAGGCCCGGCCGGCGCCGGGGCCGCTCAACCTCGACCGGGCGGCCTGCGTGGTGCGCGAGCGCCTGCCGCGCGATGCCTGCCTCACGGTTGGCGCCGGCAACTATGCGCTGTTCCCGCACACCTACTACCGCTTCCAGGGGCCCGGCACCAGCCTGGCGCCGACGGTGGGCTCGATGGGCTACGGGCTGCCGGCCGCGATCTCGGCCAAGCTGGAATACCCGCAGCGCACCGTGGTGTGCTACGCCGGCGATGGCTGCTTCCAGATGAACCTGCAGGAGCTGGGCGTGGCGATGCAGTACCGGCTCGGCATCGTGCTGCTGGTCTTCAACAACGGCATGTGGGGCACCATCCGCGCCCACCAGGAACGCGAGTTCCCGGGCCGCACCATCGCGCTGGAGTTCGACAACCCCGATTTCGCCGCGCTGGTGCGCGCCTACCGGGGCCACGGCGAGGTGGTGCAGAGCGACGCCGAGTTCGGCCCGGCGCTGGAGCGCGCGCTTGCCTTCGCGCAGGAGCACAGCCTGCCGGCGCTGATCGAGATGCGCTACGAAGCGGATGGCATCGCTCCCGGACAGACCTTGTCCGGCATCCGTGCGGCGGCGCTGGCGCAACGGGCGCCGGCCGCCGTGCCCTGA
- a CDS encoding histone deacetylase family protein translates to MRAFFSDDQLLHQPRQFMRAGRLCEPTDVPARAAALQGALAGRGIALAAPPDYGRAPLEAVHSPAYLDFLEQAYADWQGLAKPGFTPGIEVLPNLSPYHNGRIEQGRRPPCPADSVIARAGYYLGDLSCPLGPDSWRAILRSAHSAVAAAQHVCEPQHRCGLAYALCRPSGHHAHSDRAAGFCYVNNSAIAAETLLKRFGKVAVLDVDAHHGDGTQQIFYQRADVMTISLHADPSGYYPFYSGYAHERGYGAGYGYNLNFPLAHGTEDAGFLAALDSALDALRDYRPQALVLALGFDTYMHDPISVLRLGMDAYRGIGARINALGVPAVVVQEGGYEVDAIGLALDAFLSGFMPVAA, encoded by the coding sequence ATGCGCGCTTTCTTCTCGGATGACCAGTTGTTGCACCAGCCGCGCCAGTTCATGCGCGCGGGACGGCTCTGCGAGCCGACCGACGTGCCCGCGCGCGCCGCCGCGCTGCAAGGCGCGCTGGCCGGCCGCGGCATCGCGCTGGCGGCGCCGCCGGACTACGGTCGCGCGCCGCTGGAAGCCGTGCACAGCCCGGCCTACCTCGACTTCCTGGAGCAGGCCTATGCCGATTGGCAGGGCCTGGCCAAGCCCGGCTTCACTCCGGGCATCGAAGTGCTGCCCAACCTTTCGCCCTACCACAACGGCCGCATCGAGCAGGGACGCCGCCCGCCATGCCCGGCGGATTCGGTGATCGCGCGCGCCGGCTACTATCTCGGCGACCTGAGCTGCCCGCTCGGCCCGGACAGCTGGCGCGCCATCCTGCGCTCGGCGCATAGCGCGGTGGCGGCGGCGCAGCATGTGTGCGAGCCGCAGCACCGCTGCGGCCTGGCCTACGCGCTGTGCCGCCCGTCGGGCCACCACGCCCACAGCGACCGCGCCGCCGGCTTCTGCTACGTCAACAACTCCGCCATCGCCGCCGAGACGCTGCTCAAGCGCTTCGGCAAGGTGGCGGTGCTGGACGTGGACGCCCACCACGGCGACGGCACCCAGCAGATCTTCTACCAGCGCGCCGATGTGATGACGATCTCGCTGCATGCCGACCCGTCCGGCTACTACCCGTTCTACAGCGGTTACGCCCACGAGCGCGGCTACGGCGCCGGCTACGGCTACAACCTCAATTTCCCGCTGGCCCACGGCACCGAGGACGCCGGCTTCCTGGCCGCGCTGGACAGCGCGCTCGACGCCCTGCGCGACTACCGCCCGCAGGCCCTGGTGCTGGCGCTGGGCTTCGACACCTATATGCACGACCCGATCAGCGTGCTGCGCCTCGGCATGGACGCCTACCGCGGCATCGGTGCGCGCATCAATGCGCTCGGCGTGCCCGCCGTGGTGGTGCAGGAGGGCGGCTACGAGGTCGACGCCATCGGCCTGGCGCTCGATGCCTTCCTGTCCGGCTTCATGCCGGTGGCGGCCTGA
- a CDS encoding Zn-dependent hydrolase: protein MTNLQINGQRLWQSLMDLARIGATPKGGNARLALTALDGQGRDLVCGWMREAGLTVTVDQVGNIFGRRAGRNAALAPVMTGSHIDTQPTGGKFDGCFGVLAGLEVMRTLNDHGIETEAPLELAIWTNEEGTRFVPVMMGSGVFAGVFPLQTALEATDAEGKRVGDELRAIGYAGAAEVGGRALGAYFEAHIEQGPILEEQGNVIGVVTGSLGLRWYDVTVTGMEAHAGPTPMPMRRDALFGATFLMQEVVRIGRDFAPHGRGTVGVVNVHPASRNVIPGQVRFTVDLRHEDAAQLAQMDARFRAACEALAAGDTTGTALDVTVQDVQYFAPTPFAPELVAQVRAQAAARGYAHQDIVTGAGHDAVYIAGVAPTAMIFVPCKDGISHNEVEDARPEHLAAGADVLLGAMLAQAGS from the coding sequence ATGACGAATCTGCAGATCAACGGACAGCGGCTGTGGCAGTCGCTGATGGACCTGGCAAGGATCGGCGCCACGCCCAAGGGCGGCAATGCGCGCCTGGCGCTGACCGCGCTCGACGGGCAGGGGCGCGACCTCGTGTGCGGCTGGATGCGCGAGGCGGGCCTGACGGTCACGGTCGACCAGGTGGGCAATATCTTCGGCCGCCGCGCCGGGCGCAATGCCGCGCTGGCACCGGTGATGACCGGCAGCCATATCGACACCCAGCCGACCGGCGGCAAGTTCGACGGCTGCTTCGGCGTGCTGGCGGGCCTGGAGGTGATGCGTACACTCAACGACCACGGCATCGAGACCGAGGCCCCGCTCGAGCTGGCGATCTGGACCAATGAAGAGGGCACGCGCTTCGTGCCGGTGATGATGGGCTCGGGCGTGTTCGCCGGCGTCTTCCCGCTGCAGACCGCGCTGGAAGCCACCGACGCCGAAGGCAAGCGCGTCGGCGACGAGCTGCGCGCGATCGGCTACGCCGGCGCGGCCGAAGTGGGCGGCCGGGCGCTCGGCGCCTATTTCGAAGCGCATATCGAGCAGGGGCCCATCCTGGAGGAGCAAGGCAACGTGATCGGCGTGGTGACCGGCTCGCTGGGCCTGCGCTGGTACGACGTGACGGTCACGGGCATGGAGGCGCACGCCGGCCCGACGCCGATGCCGATGCGGCGCGATGCGCTGTTCGGCGCCACCTTCCTGATGCAGGAAGTGGTGCGCATCGGGCGCGACTTCGCCCCGCACGGGCGCGGCACGGTCGGCGTGGTCAACGTGCATCCGGCTTCGCGCAACGTCATTCCCGGGCAGGTCCGCTTCACCGTGGACCTGCGCCATGAGGATGCCGCGCAGCTCGCGCAGATGGACGCGCGTTTCCGTGCCGCCTGCGAGGCGCTCGCCGCCGGCGACACCACCGGCACCGCGCTCGACGTGACGGTGCAGGACGTGCAGTATTTCGCGCCCACGCCGTTCGCGCCGGAACTGGTGGCGCAGGTGCGCGCGCAGGCCGCCGCGCGCGGCTACGCGCACCAGGACATCGTCACCGGCGCGGGCCACGACGCCGTCTACATCGCCGGCGTGGCGCCGACGGCCATGATCTTCGTGCCGTGCAAGGACGGTATCAGCCACAACGAAGTGGAAGATGCCCGGCCCGAGCACCTGGCGGCCGGCGCCGACGTGCTGCTGGGCGCGATGCTGGCGCAGGCCGGGTCATGA
- a CDS encoding DMT family transporter — MSGAARGAPAEWRTGAWIFLCVVALFATVDATAKHLVGRYPAPFLNAVRYAATFAVALGMLAVRGRARWWDTPHRALLVVRGLMLAVVGTCFMTALLWMPLAEATAIYFMAPLLVVALSPWVLGERVGARQWLAVVAGFAGMLLIVRPGGRLPALGTALMLAAALAYALLQLLTRRMAGRVDAGVQYGFAAVICLLATGVPAPFFPPAAWPGLADWCAMLAMGLMSAAAQVLLIFALQRAPASTLAPLNYFHLLLALLYSALWFGRWPDGVALAGIGLIMAAGLSLTLPRRTSPSLPEMARR, encoded by the coding sequence ATGAGCGGCGCGGCGCGCGGTGCGCCGGCCGAATGGCGCACCGGCGCCTGGATCTTCCTGTGCGTGGTCGCATTGTTCGCCACCGTCGATGCCACCGCCAAGCACCTGGTCGGACGTTATCCCGCGCCCTTCCTCAATGCGGTGCGCTATGCGGCCACCTTCGCCGTGGCGCTCGGCATGCTGGCGGTGCGCGGCCGCGCGCGCTGGTGGGACACGCCGCACCGCGCGCTGCTGGTGGTGCGCGGCCTGATGCTGGCAGTGGTGGGCACCTGCTTCATGACCGCGTTGCTGTGGATGCCGCTGGCCGAGGCCACGGCCATCTACTTCATGGCGCCGCTGCTGGTGGTGGCGCTGTCGCCCTGGGTGCTGGGCGAGCGCGTCGGCGCGCGCCAGTGGCTGGCGGTGGTGGCGGGCTTCGCCGGCATGCTGCTGATCGTGCGCCCGGGTGGCCGGCTGCCGGCGCTCGGTACCGCGCTGATGCTGGCCGCGGCGCTGGCCTATGCGCTGCTGCAACTGCTGACGCGGCGCATGGCGGGCCGCGTCGACGCCGGTGTGCAGTACGGCTTTGCCGCGGTGATCTGCCTGCTCGCCACCGGCGTGCCGGCACCCTTCTTTCCGCCGGCGGCCTGGCCGGGCCTGGCCGACTGGTGCGCGATGCTGGCCATGGGCCTGATGAGCGCCGCCGCGCAGGTGCTGCTGATCTTCGCGCTGCAACGTGCGCCGGCTTCGACGCTGGCGCCGCTGAACTATTTCCATCTGCTGCTGGCGCTGCTCTACAGCGCACTGTGGTTCGGTCGCTGGCCCGACGGCGTGGCCCTGGCGGGCATCGGCCTGATCATGGCCGCGGGCTTGAGCCTGACGCTGCCGCGGCGTACTTCCCCGTCACTGCCAGAGATGGCGCGTCGATGA
- a CDS encoding Bug family tripartite tricarboxylate transporter substrate binding protein — protein sequence MIAASGAVPPASAQVAKEWPSQPVRIIVPFQAGGATDLISRYLGTGLGQIFQQPFVVENRPGAAAMIGSDLAARAPSDGYTLLMSGPASMVTNRFLYKKLSYDPDAFEKVAVVADTPNILLASPALPFRTLPEMIAYAKANPGKLTYASFGTGTTSHIAGEMLKAEAGIDIVHVPYKGAAEALPALLSGQVSLYFDTIMTGLPYVKAGKLRALGVTRRERSPMAPDVPTIAEQGYPGFDIAPWYGIVAPKGTPAAVVGKLNAAVNRLLKEPGFRDKLASTGAEPRGGSVADFRAMIDAEVPRTEKLVKQSGVSLQ from the coding sequence ATGATCGCCGCGTCCGGCGCGGTGCCGCCCGCGTCCGCGCAGGTGGCCAAGGAATGGCCGAGCCAGCCGGTGCGCATCATCGTGCCGTTCCAGGCAGGAGGTGCCACCGACCTGATCAGCCGCTATCTCGGCACCGGTCTCGGCCAGATCTTCCAGCAGCCCTTCGTGGTGGAGAACCGGCCGGGTGCCGCCGCCATGATCGGCAGCGACCTGGCGGCGCGCGCGCCATCCGACGGTTACACGCTGCTGATGTCGGGACCGGCCTCGATGGTGACGAACCGCTTCCTCTACAAGAAGCTGAGCTACGACCCGGACGCCTTCGAGAAGGTCGCGGTGGTGGCCGACACGCCCAATATCCTGCTGGCCAGCCCCGCGCTGCCCTTCCGCACCTTGCCGGAAATGATCGCCTACGCGAAGGCCAATCCCGGCAAGCTGACCTATGCATCCTTCGGCACCGGCACGACCTCGCATATCGCCGGCGAGATGCTCAAGGCCGAGGCCGGCATCGACATCGTGCACGTGCCCTACAAGGGCGCCGCCGAGGCCTTGCCCGCACTGCTGTCAGGCCAGGTGTCGCTGTACTTCGACACCATCATGACCGGGTTGCCTTACGTGAAGGCCGGCAAGCTGCGTGCGCTCGGTGTGACGCGGCGCGAGCGCTCGCCGATGGCGCCGGACGTGCCGACCATTGCCGAGCAGGGCTATCCCGGCTTCGATATCGCGCCGTGGTACGGCATCGTCGCGCCCAAGGGCACGCCGGCGGCGGTGGTCGGCAAGCTCAATGCGGCCGTCAACCGCCTGCTCAAGGAGCCGGGTTTCCGCGACAAGCTGGCCTCGACCGGTGCCGAGCCGCGCGGTGGCAGCGTGGCGGACTTCCGCGCCATGATCGACGCGGAGGTGCCGCGCACGGAGAAGCTGGTCAAGCAGTCAGGCGTCAGCCTGCAGTAG
- a CDS encoding aminoacyl-tRNA deacylase produces the protein MALAGTLAHCLTDRHSPYDLLHHPYTLSSMATAEAAHVPGDRLAKTLLLEDSQGYVAAVIPASHHLQIAALCEQTGRDLVLAHEDEIREVFKDCELGAIPPVAMAYGMRTYMDDTLLKHPDVYFESGNHQDLVHMSMDAFLDLMGEAEIGHFARRMM, from the coding sequence ATGGCACTGGCTGGCACCCTGGCGCACTGCCTGACCGACAGGCACAGCCCCTACGACCTGCTCCACCATCCCTACACGCTCAGCAGCATGGCCACTGCCGAAGCGGCGCACGTTCCCGGAGACCGCCTGGCCAAGACCCTGCTGCTGGAAGACAGCCAGGGCTATGTGGCCGCGGTGATACCCGCCAGCCACCACCTGCAGATCGCCGCCCTGTGCGAGCAGACCGGCCGCGACCTGGTCCTGGCGCACGAAGACGAGATCCGCGAGGTGTTCAAGGACTGCGAACTCGGCGCGATCCCGCCGGTGGCGATGGCCTATGGCATGCGCACCTATATGGACGACACGCTGCTCAAGCATCCCGACGTGTACTTCGAGTCGGGCAACCACCAGGACCTGGTGCACATGAGCATGGATGCCTTCCTCGACCTGATGGGCGAGGCCGAGATCGGGCATTTCGCGCGCCGCATGATGTAG
- a CDS encoding LysR family transcriptional regulator, translating to MDLNALRLFVDIVDAGNLSAAARKLKMTRANVSYHLRALEEELGVQLLRRTTRHVEPTPVGAGLYEHGRNILGEVAAATALISNLGKSLQGHVRLSVPTGLGHSLLSPLLVRFKQRYPDIVLDVVFDNRIHNLVSEDVEVALRIISTPPDSVVATEIGAVDWVVCASPGYADAHPAPHVLADLQAHAIVCASPVGQKLKAFGVRGDGGAAAREQVALEPTLSSENFAFLKEAVVAGLGIGIFPLYAIGAELADGALRPLLPGYRVSVFGSRLYMLTMPNRYQTLATRYLMNFLKSELQAVWPHPGTATSSAG from the coding sequence ATGGACCTCAACGCCCTGCGCCTGTTCGTCGACATCGTCGACGCCGGCAATCTCAGCGCGGCCGCGCGCAAGCTCAAGATGACGCGCGCCAACGTCAGCTACCACCTGCGCGCCCTGGAGGAAGAACTGGGCGTGCAGCTGCTGCGGCGGACCACGCGCCACGTCGAGCCGACGCCGGTGGGCGCCGGGCTGTACGAGCACGGCCGCAACATCCTCGGCGAAGTCGCTGCCGCCACCGCGCTGATCAGCAACCTGGGCAAGAGCCTGCAGGGCCATGTACGGCTCTCGGTGCCGACCGGCCTGGGACACTCGCTGCTGTCGCCGCTGCTGGTCCGCTTCAAGCAGCGCTACCCCGACATCGTGCTCGACGTGGTGTTCGACAACCGCATCCACAACCTCGTGTCGGAGGACGTGGAAGTGGCCTTGCGCATCATCTCGACCCCACCGGATTCGGTGGTGGCCACCGAGATCGGCGCGGTCGACTGGGTGGTGTGCGCTTCGCCCGGCTATGCCGACGCCCATCCGGCCCCGCACGTGCTGGCAGACCTGCAGGCCCATGCCATCGTGTGCGCCTCGCCGGTCGGGCAGAAGCTCAAGGCATTCGGCGTGCGCGGCGACGGCGGCGCCGCGGCGCGCGAGCAGGTGGCGCTGGAGCCCACCCTCAGCTCGGAGAACTTCGCCTTCCTCAAGGAGGCGGTGGTGGCGGGCCTGGGCATCGGCATCTTCCCCCTCTACGCGATCGGCGCGGAACTGGCCGACGGCGCGCTGCGCCCGCTGCTGCCGGGCTACCGCGTCAGCGTGTTCGGCAGCCGGCTGTACATGCTGACCATGCCCAACCGCTACCAGACGCTGGCCACGCGCTACCTGATGAACTTCCTGAAGAGCGAGCTGCAGGCCGTCTGGCCGCACCCGGGCACCGCCACGTCCTCCGCCGGCTGA
- a CDS encoding acyl-CoA dehydrogenase family protein, producing the protein MALDAESFSLLRASVQRFIDERLKPAEDILEETDEVPAEIVADMKEMGLFGISIPENYGGIGLSMSQECDVVYDLGHTAFAFRSVFGTNVGIGSQGILMDGTEAQKEDYLPRIASGELIISFALTEPNAGSDAASLQTKAELDGDHYVINGTKRFITNAPRAGAFTLMARTGGSGASGISAFIVPADTPGISLGKPDKKMGQRGTKTCDVVLDNVRVPAANIIGGVPGVGFKTAMKVLDRGRLHISALACGMAHRLITDAVAYAKDRKQFGQPIADFQLIQAMLADSQAELYAGLSMVRDCAQRYDAKTPGKSDPEVSMLASCTKMFCTEMVGRVADRVVQIHGGAGYIAEYKAERFYRDVRLLRLYEGTTQIQQLIIAKQLLRD; encoded by the coding sequence ATGGCCCTGGATGCCGAATCCTTCTCGCTGCTGCGCGCCTCGGTGCAGCGTTTCATCGACGAGCGCCTGAAGCCGGCCGAGGACATCCTCGAAGAAACGGACGAGGTGCCGGCCGAGATCGTGGCCGACATGAAGGAGATGGGCCTGTTCGGCATCTCCATTCCCGAGAATTACGGTGGCATCGGCCTGTCGATGTCGCAGGAGTGCGATGTGGTCTACGACCTGGGCCACACCGCCTTCGCCTTCCGCTCGGTGTTCGGCACCAACGTCGGCATCGGTTCGCAGGGCATCCTGATGGATGGCACCGAAGCGCAGAAGGAGGACTACCTGCCGCGCATCGCCAGCGGCGAGCTGATCATCTCGTTTGCGCTGACCGAGCCGAACGCGGGCTCCGACGCCGCTTCGCTGCAGACCAAGGCCGAGCTGGATGGCGACCACTATGTCATCAACGGCACCAAGCGCTTCATCACCAACGCGCCGCGCGCCGGCGCCTTCACGCTGATGGCGCGTACCGGCGGCAGCGGTGCCTCGGGCATCTCGGCCTTCATCGTGCCGGCCGACACCCCGGGTATCTCGCTCGGCAAGCCTGACAAGAAGATGGGCCAGCGCGGCACCAAGACCTGCGACGTGGTGCTGGACAACGTGCGCGTGCCCGCCGCCAACATCATCGGCGGCGTGCCGGGCGTGGGGTTCAAGACCGCGATGAAGGTGCTCGACCGCGGCCGCCTGCACATCTCGGCGCTGGCCTGCGGCATGGCGCACCGGCTCATCACCGATGCCGTGGCCTATGCCAAGGACCGCAAGCAGTTCGGCCAGCCGATCGCCGACTTCCAGCTGATCCAGGCCATGCTCGCCGACAGCCAGGCCGAGCTCTACGCCGGCCTGTCGATGGTGCGCGACTGCGCCCAGCGCTACGACGCCAAGACGCCCGGCAAGAGCGATCCCGAAGTCAGCATGCTGGCCTCCTGCACCAAGATGTTCTGTACCGAGATGGTGGGCCGCGTGGCCGATCGCGTGGTGCAGATCCATGGCGGCGCCGGTTATATTGCCGAGTACAAGGCCGAACGCTTCTACCGCGACGTGCGCCTGCTGCGCCTCTACGAGGGCACCACGCAGATCCAGCAGTTGATCATCGCCAAGCAGCTGTTGCGCGACTGA
- a CDS encoding PHA-granule associated protein 4, translated as MSIVRAGSKAEALRLLATEGVLALELDYETGWQDAVELGRLGDKRGIKVQYRGQESIAVRSREALVEGLARPKSTFRQRNLYCQFDLGTLADRELLELEAKASRLGDYILAGHLLRDVDAVWPE; from the coding sequence ATGTCGATCGTGCGAGCTGGCAGCAAGGCGGAAGCGCTCCGGCTTCTCGCCACCGAAGGCGTGCTGGCGCTTGAGCTGGACTATGAAACCGGATGGCAGGATGCCGTCGAACTCGGCAGGCTCGGGGACAAGCGCGGCATCAAGGTGCAGTACCGCGGGCAGGAGAGCATCGCCGTTCGTTCCCGTGAAGCCCTGGTCGAAGGGCTGGCGCGGCCCAAGTCGACCTTCCGGCAGCGCAATCTCTATTGCCAGTTCGACCTGGGCACGCTGGCCGACCGCGAGCTGCTCGAGCTCGAAGCCAAGGCGAGCCGCCTCGGCGACTACATCCTGGCCGGCCACCTGCTGCGCGACGTGGACGCCGTCTGGCCGGAGTGA